One part of the Mesorhizobium sp. M4B.F.Ca.ET.058.02.1.1 genome encodes these proteins:
- a CDS encoding IS110 family transposase, whose protein sequence is MEIVVGIDVSKDRLDVHVLPSGEAFSVGNDHAGVEELARRLAAFSPTAIGLEATGGYEQLAVATLASAGLSVVVVNPAQIRAYANALGKRAKTDPIDAAVIAAFIAATKPELRPLRDAETRTLADLVTRRRQIVQMIVAEENRARTVNARQAQKSIKRLLAALRRELESLDADLDDHIRKSPLWRVREKLLSSVPGIGPTVARTMIAEMPELGSLDRRQIAALAGLAPWTRQSGTWRGKSFIGGGRSRVRAVLFMAALVAIRHNPVLKAFRDRLVEVGKPKIVAVVAVMRKLLTILNAIIRDQKPWQTA, encoded by the coding sequence ATGGAAATCGTTGTTGGCATCGACGTTTCGAAGGATCGGCTGGATGTGCATGTTTTGCCGTCCGGTGAAGCGTTTTCGGTTGGTAACGACCATGCCGGGGTGGAGGAGCTGGCTCGACGTCTTGCAGCCTTTTCTCCGACGGCAATCGGATTGGAGGCTACGGGAGGCTACGAGCAACTGGCGGTCGCCACTTTGGCGAGCGCCGGCCTTTCGGTTGTCGTGGTCAATCCAGCGCAGATCCGGGCCTATGCCAATGCGCTCGGCAAGCGGGCCAAGACCGATCCGATCGACGCTGCCGTCATCGCAGCCTTCATAGCTGCGACCAAGCCGGAACTGCGGCCGCTGCGCGATGCCGAGACCAGGACGTTGGCCGATCTCGTCACGCGCCGGCGCCAGATCGTGCAGATGATCGTGGCCGAAGAGAACCGCGCCCGCACGGTCAACGCAAGACAGGCGCAAAAGAGCATCAAGCGCCTGCTCGCCGCGCTCAGGCGTGAGTTGGAAAGCCTCGATGCCGACCTGGACGATCATATCCGCAAGTCGCCGCTCTGGCGGGTCCGGGAAAAACTGCTGTCCTCCGTGCCAGGCATCGGTCCCACCGTTGCCCGCACCATGATCGCCGAGATGCCGGAGTTGGGCAGCCTCGACCGGCGCCAGATCGCAGCGCTTGCAGGTCTCGCACCATGGACGAGGCAGTCCGGCACATGGCGTGGCAAGAGCTTCATCGGCGGCGGCAGGAGCCGCGTGCGCGCCGTCCTCTTCATGGCTGCCCTCGTCGCCATACGCCACAATCCGGTCCTCAAGGCCTTTCGCGACCGCCTCGTCGAGGTTGGCAAGCCGAAGATCGTCGCCGTCGTGGCCGTCATGCGAAAGCTGCTGACCATTCTCAACGCCATCATCCGCGACCAAAAACCATGGCAAACAGCTTGA
- a CDS encoding CDGSH iron-sulfur domain-containing protein, giving the protein MAGTVESEKVDVSFSGKRCIHSRNCVLGNPHVFVPNAKGEWIHPEAASVEKVVALAENCPSGAITYHRKDGGPQEKPPVVNTVRLRENGPLAVHGEIVLGDETFHRATLCRCGQSQNKPFCDNSHIKAGFAATGEPPLKDTPALEARDGPLKITPTVNGPLKLEGNAEIVTGTGHTIDRATRVFLCRCGHSANKPFCDNSHKRVGFVG; this is encoded by the coding sequence ATGGCAGGCACGGTCGAAAGCGAGAAGGTCGACGTCTCCTTTTCCGGCAAGCGCTGCATCCATTCGCGCAACTGCGTGCTCGGTAATCCGCACGTCTTCGTGCCCAACGCCAAGGGCGAATGGATCCACCCCGAGGCGGCCAGCGTCGAGAAGGTCGTGGCGCTGGCGGAGAACTGCCCGTCCGGCGCCATCACCTACCATCGCAAGGATGGCGGACCGCAGGAGAAGCCGCCGGTGGTCAACACCGTGCGGCTGCGCGAAAACGGCCCACTGGCCGTGCATGGCGAGATCGTGCTCGGCGACGAGACCTTCCATCGCGCCACGCTCTGCCGCTGCGGCCAGTCGCAGAACAAGCCGTTCTGCGACAACAGCCATATCAAGGCGGGCTTTGCCGCCACCGGCGAGCCGCCGCTGAAGGACACGCCTGCGCTCGAAGCCCGCGACGGGCCACTGAAGATCACGCCGACCGTCAACGGTCCGCTCAAGCTCGAAGGCAATGCCGAGATCGTCACCGGCACCGGCCACACCATCGACCGCGCCACGCGGGTTTTCCTCTGCCGCTGCGGCCATTCAGCCAACAAGCCGTTCTGTGACAATTCGCATAAAAGGGTGGGGTTCGTGGGGTAG
- a CDS encoding RNA-directed DNA polymerase, whose product MTQHSPKYSLRAQDILRYLTAKRLEEKWRKKTRYDLKRQVFPDPVEYLDLQSSIDAVIARIRSAIRRGNFGVSQPRRYHVEKTLGLCRLMVQTSVEAAIILQCLSDRLYSDIKKQSPSKNAFFEPQDHSFKPTDEQEYGTFKSWKKFQEKILDFRDENKFVVVTDISNYYDFIDLVQLRNVITSFVTVQESLFDFYLHIISALAWRPDFMPPRQIGLPQIDLDAPRLLAHCYLFELDRFMEQRSQKNYARFMDDIDAGVDTIEDAKKLLRDTDLVLQSRSLRLNAGKTRILTAKEAYSHFRVRDNRFLEQLEARLLAMTSAGESIEAKIKKVSQVFEELYKRGYFKVGNGEKIVKRLIGIYNRFSARIPDILFEYFMSLHPNLRDSALRNVGICGVRKVDFDRIKAVFERGLVCDDYFRLILAKRLVEAKIEYDGTEAGSLKAILTYFPKDDFCSVYAAIWILSRFGLAKTIFKFLEETEFVWTNDESLSRLVAGMWPRLRENKEEFPKYYIYLGERLLPSGVELLEFHKELEGEAVKYKRIKSVIGAKNDSVPLKCTHEKMLVLQSVLRSAEIAEGDKAKLTKTHSYIMSEKSYSAGGVI is encoded by the coding sequence GTGACCCAACACTCTCCAAAATACAGCCTGAGAGCTCAAGATATCCTAAGGTATCTCACCGCCAAGCGACTGGAAGAGAAGTGGCGGAAGAAAACAAGATACGATCTAAAAAGACAAGTATTCCCGGACCCTGTGGAGTATCTCGATCTTCAGTCAAGCATCGATGCTGTGATTGCGCGAATACGATCGGCCATCCGTAGGGGGAATTTCGGTGTAAGCCAGCCCCGGCGCTACCATGTCGAAAAAACTCTCGGATTGTGCCGACTGATGGTTCAGACCTCGGTCGAGGCAGCCATCATACTGCAATGCCTTTCGGACAGGCTCTACAGCGACATCAAGAAACAGTCCCCGTCCAAAAACGCGTTTTTTGAGCCGCAAGATCACAGCTTCAAGCCGACCGACGAACAAGAGTACGGAACATTCAAATCATGGAAGAAATTTCAAGAAAAAATATTAGACTTTCGTGATGAAAACAAGTTTGTAGTCGTCACTGATATATCGAATTACTACGATTTCATCGATCTTGTACAGTTGCGGAACGTGATTACGTCTTTCGTGACGGTCCAAGAGTCGCTCTTTGATTTCTATCTTCATATAATATCCGCGCTCGCTTGGCGACCAGATTTCATGCCTCCACGTCAAATAGGTTTGCCACAAATCGATCTCGACGCACCAAGGCTGCTTGCTCACTGCTACCTATTTGAGTTGGATCGCTTTATGGAGCAGCGTTCTCAAAAGAATTATGCGCGGTTCATGGATGATATCGATGCAGGCGTGGACACCATCGAAGACGCGAAGAAGTTACTTCGAGATACTGATCTGGTATTGCAATCACGCAGTCTGAGATTGAATGCCGGTAAGACCCGGATATTGACTGCCAAAGAGGCCTATTCACATTTCAGAGTGCGGGACAATCGCTTCTTAGAGCAATTGGAGGCACGGCTGCTTGCAATGACCTCGGCGGGCGAGTCTATAGAAGCGAAAATTAAAAAGGTATCGCAGGTTTTCGAGGAACTATATAAACGCGGCTACTTCAAGGTGGGAAATGGTGAGAAGATAGTAAAAAGACTGATAGGTATATACAATAGGTTTTCGGCAAGAATTCCGGATATCCTGTTCGAATATTTTATGTCACTCCATCCTAATTTACGCGACTCGGCACTACGAAACGTAGGGATATGCGGTGTTCGTAAGGTCGATTTCGATAGGATTAAGGCCGTGTTTGAGCGAGGATTGGTTTGCGACGACTACTTCCGATTGATTCTTGCAAAACGCCTCGTAGAAGCCAAGATCGAATATGATGGAACAGAGGCAGGTTCACTGAAGGCGATCCTAACCTATTTTCCAAAGGACGATTTCTGCTCGGTCTACGCTGCGATCTGGATTCTTTCTCGGTTCGGATTAGCCAAAACCATTTTTAAGTTCCTTGAGGAAACAGAATTTGTTTGGACGAATGACGAGTCTCTATCTCGATTGGTTGCCGGAATGTGGCCGCGACTCAGGGAAAACAAGGAGGAATTTCCAAAGTATTATATCTATCTTGGCGAGCGGTTGCTGCCTAGTGGGGTGGAACTGCTTGAATTTCATAAAGAGCTGGAAGGAGAAGCGGTCAAATACAAACGCATCAAGTCAGTTATTGGCGCAAAAAACGATAGCGTGCCGCTAAAATGCACACACGAGAAGATGTTGGTTTTGCAGTCGGTACTCCGAAGTGCGGAAATCGCAGAGGGAGATAAAGCTAAGCTCACCAAGACGCATTCGTACATTATGTCTGAAAAAAGCTATTCGGCGGGCGGAGTCATATAG
- the lepA gene encoding translation elongation factor 4, translating into MTTPLDHIRNFSIVAHIDHGKSTLADRLIQLTGGLEARDMKEQVLDSMDIERERGITIKAQTVRLKYRADNGEDYILNLIDTPGHVDFAYEVSRSLAACEGSLLVVDASQGVEAQTLANVYQAIDNNHEIVVVLNKVDLPAAEPERIREQVEEVIGIDASNAVLISAKTGLGIPDVLEAIVHQLPPPREGDLSAPLKAMLVDSWYDAYLGVIVLVRVIDGVLKKGQTIRMMGTGAKYLVERTGVFTPARINVDELGPGEFGFFTGSIKEVADTRVGDTITEDRRPTQKALPGFKPAQPVVFCGLFPVDAADFEDLRAAVGKLRLNDASFSYEMETSAALGFGFRCGFLGLLHLEIIQERLEREFNLDLIATAPSVVYRMNLNDGTVKELHNPADMPDVVKIASIEEPWIRATILTPDDYLGGILKLCQDRRGIQADLSYVGKRAMLTYDLPLNEVVFDFYDRLKSISKGYASFDYHLTDYREGDLVKMSILVNDEPVDALSMLVHRTAAEKRGRQMCEKLKELIPQHLFKIPIQAAIGGRIIARETVSALRKDVTAKCYGGDVSRKRKLLDKQKEGKKRMRQFGKVDIPQEAFIQALKMGD; encoded by the coding sequence ATGACGACGCCCCTCGACCATATCCGCAATTTCTCCATCGTCGCCCATATCGACCATGGCAAATCCACGCTTGCCGACCGGCTGATCCAACTCACCGGCGGGCTGGAGGCGCGTGACATGAAGGAGCAGGTGCTGGACTCGATGGACATCGAGCGCGAGCGCGGCATCACCATCAAGGCGCAGACGGTGCGGCTGAAATACCGCGCCGACAATGGCGAGGACTATATCCTCAACCTCATCGACACGCCCGGCCATGTCGACTTCGCCTATGAGGTGTCGCGGTCGCTGGCCGCCTGCGAGGGCTCGCTGCTGGTCGTCGACGCCTCGCAAGGCGTCGAGGCGCAGACGCTGGCCAATGTCTACCAGGCCATCGACAACAACCACGAGATCGTCGTGGTGCTGAACAAGGTCGACCTGCCGGCGGCCGAGCCCGAGCGCATCCGCGAGCAGGTCGAGGAGGTGATCGGCATCGACGCCTCCAACGCCGTGCTGATCTCGGCCAAGACCGGCTTGGGCATCCCCGACGTGCTGGAGGCGATCGTCCACCAGCTGCCGCCGCCGCGCGAGGGCGATCTATCGGCCCCGCTGAAGGCGATGCTGGTCGATAGCTGGTACGACGCCTATCTCGGCGTCATCGTGCTGGTCCGCGTCATCGACGGCGTGCTGAAGAAGGGCCAGACCATCCGCATGATGGGCACCGGCGCCAAATATTTGGTCGAGCGCACCGGCGTCTTCACGCCCGCCCGCATCAATGTCGACGAGCTTGGCCCCGGCGAGTTCGGCTTCTTCACCGGCTCGATCAAGGAAGTGGCCGACACCCGCGTCGGCGACACCATCACCGAGGATCGCCGCCCGACGCAAAAGGCGCTGCCGGGCTTCAAGCCGGCGCAGCCGGTGGTGTTCTGCGGCCTGTTCCCGGTCGACGCCGCCGATTTCGAGGATCTGCGCGCCGCCGTCGGCAAGCTGCGCCTCAACGACGCCTCCTTCTCCTATGAAATGGAAACTTCGGCAGCACTTGGCTTCGGCTTCCGTTGCGGCTTCCTCGGCCTCTTGCATCTGGAGATCATCCAGGAGCGGCTGGAACGCGAGTTCAACCTCGACCTCATCGCCACCGCGCCGTCCGTCGTCTACCGCATGAACCTCAACGACGGCACGGTGAAGGAGCTGCACAACCCGGCCGACATGCCCGACGTGGTCAAGATCGCCTCGATCGAGGAACCGTGGATCCGCGCCACCATCCTGACGCCTGACGACTATCTCGGCGGCATCCTGAAACTCTGCCAGGACAGGCGCGGCATTCAGGCCGATCTCTCCTATGTCGGCAAGCGCGCCATGCTCACCTACGACCTGCCGCTCAACGAGGTCGTCTTCGACTTCTACGATCGCCTGAAGTCGATCTCCAAGGGCTACGCCTCCTTCGACTATCACCTGACCGACTATCGCGAGGGCGACCTGGTCAAGATGTCGATCCTGGTCAATGACGAGCCGGTCGACGCGCTGTCCATGCTGGTGCACCGCACGGCGGCTGAAAAGCGTGGCCGCCAGATGTGCGAGAAGCTGAAGGAGCTGATCCCGCAGCACCTGTTCAAGATCCCGATCCAGGCGGCAATAGGCGGCCGCATCATCGCCCGCGAGACCGTCTCGGCCCTGCGCAAGGACGTCACCGCCAAATGCTACGGCGGCGACGTCTCGCGCAAGCGCAAGCTGCTCGACAAGCAGAAAGAGGGCAAGAAGCGGATGCGGCAGTTCGGCAAAGTGGATATCCCGCAGGAGGCGTTTATCCAGGCGCTGAAGATGGGGGATTGA
- a CDS encoding TadE/TadG family type IV pilus assembly protein gives MFGYTRDFVRSRRGSMMPVFIIILTPLLLAVGFSVDYTSAVETKSNMQNALDAAILSVTTLPKTTPLADRETSLKQAFAANGGQGTAKLDSFVVAADGTATATASAHYPMPTNFMQIARIETVEVGVASAVRKRPALVQTTFKVTKVSGYWNKTMTLYGTKFGDTVAKPLMTITYAYNNYGDPKGYGTSIVSTINGSTTTKVQQQVCTTSTVKNFSSLPSGAITQTSGSKKYVTTCADTFYPSNGAGAVIDVSQMDNLYLQMDVPSGSPKVLKSNDPTTSNRLYIGTSTTTMPEVATGQTVDIFTAVPCGQPGYQAWEDGGNPVPADVSNADFFYTVQGKCDFNQRPSNTVLTQ, from the coding sequence ATGTTCGGATACACAAGAGATTTCGTGCGCTCGCGGCGCGGCTCGATGATGCCGGTGTTCATCATCATCCTGACGCCGCTGCTGCTCGCCGTCGGCTTCTCGGTCGACTACACCTCGGCGGTCGAGACGAAAAGCAACATGCAGAACGCGCTCGACGCGGCGATCCTGTCGGTCACCACGCTGCCGAAAACCACCCCGCTGGCCGACCGCGAGACGTCGCTGAAGCAGGCCTTCGCCGCCAATGGCGGGCAAGGCACCGCCAAGCTCGACAGCTTTGTTGTGGCCGCAGACGGCACCGCCACCGCCACGGCTTCGGCGCACTACCCGATGCCGACCAATTTCATGCAGATCGCCAGGATCGAAACGGTCGAGGTCGGCGTCGCCTCGGCGGTGCGCAAGCGGCCGGCGCTGGTGCAGACCACGTTCAAGGTCACCAAAGTATCCGGCTACTGGAACAAGACGATGACGCTCTACGGCACCAAGTTCGGCGACACCGTCGCCAAGCCGCTGATGACGATCACCTATGCCTATAACAACTACGGTGACCCGAAGGGCTACGGCACCTCGATCGTCAGCACGATCAACGGCAGCACCACGACCAAGGTGCAGCAGCAGGTCTGCACGACCTCGACGGTGAAGAACTTCAGCAGCCTGCCCAGCGGCGCGATCACGCAAACCAGCGGCAGCAAGAAGTATGTCACGACCTGCGCCGATACGTTCTATCCCAGCAACGGCGCCGGCGCGGTGATCGACGTCAGCCAGATGGACAACCTCTATCTGCAGATGGACGTGCCCTCGGGCAGCCCGAAGGTGCTGAAATCCAACGACCCGACCACCTCGAACCGGCTCTACATCGGCACCAGCACCACGACCATGCCCGAGGTCGCGACCGGCCAGACGGTCGACATCTTCACCGCGGTGCCCTGCGGCCAGCCCGGCTACCAGGCCTGGGAGGATGGTGGCAACCCGGTGCCGGCCGACGTCAGCAATGCCGACTTCTTCTACACCGTCCAGGGCAAATGCGACTTCAACCAGCGGCCGTCCAACACGGTGCTGACGCAGTGA
- a CDS encoding DUF1223 domain-containing protein has product MTRPKTSLGSALLASAAFIALATTAGTAAAQPLTVVELFTSQGCSSCPPANANLIKVKDRPGVLALSFNVTYWDYLGWKDIFGRQEFTQRQVNYEPSLGHDGPFTPQVVVNGSADAVGAAPGEIERLISTGPQPKGPALSLGDGKVSIGAGTAPGGTADVWLVRYARGVVEVPVARGENTGRTLPHANVVHSLQRLGRWNGQATTLPLPADGGGLSTAVLVQTPGGGPILAAAAN; this is encoded by the coding sequence ATGACCAGACCCAAGACGTCGCTCGGCAGCGCGCTCCTCGCCAGCGCGGCCTTCATCGCGCTGGCCACGACCGCCGGCACGGCCGCCGCCCAGCCGCTGACCGTGGTCGAGCTGTTCACCAGCCAGGGCTGCTCGTCCTGCCCGCCGGCCAATGCCAACCTGATCAAGGTCAAGGACCGGCCGGGCGTGCTGGCGCTGTCGTTCAACGTCACCTACTGGGACTATCTCGGCTGGAAGGACATTTTCGGCCGGCAGGAATTCACGCAGCGCCAGGTGAATTATGAGCCGTCGCTCGGCCATGACGGTCCGTTCACGCCGCAGGTGGTGGTGAATGGCAGCGCCGACGCGGTCGGCGCCGCGCCCGGCGAGATCGAACGGCTGATCTCGACCGGCCCGCAACCCAAGGGTCCGGCGCTCTCGCTCGGCGACGGCAAGGTGAGCATCGGCGCCGGCACGGCGCCCGGCGGGACGGCCGATGTCTGGCTGGTGCGCTACGCACGCGGCGTCGTCGAGGTGCCGGTGGCGCGCGGCGAGAACACCGGCCGCACCCTGCCGCATGCCAATGTCGTGCATTCGCTGCAGCGGCTCGGCCGCTGGAACGGCCAGGCGACGACGTTGCCGCTGCCGGCCGATGGTGGCGGGCTCAGCACCGCGGTGCTGGTGCAGACACCCGGCGGCGGGCCGATCCTGGCCGCCGCGGCGAACTGA
- the msrA gene encoding peptide-methionine (S)-S-oxide reductase MsrA, whose translation MTAIRQQKRSSTFAKGALAALVLTVAAAAFWQTPAVSAEDAVVIPPPAMDEKASSGSETAVFAGGCFWGVQGVFQHVKGVSKAVSGYTGGSKENAVYEVVGTGSTGHAESVEITYDPSQVTYGQLLQVYFSVAHNPTQLNYQGPDHGTQYRSTIFAGNDEQKKVAESYIAQLDKAKVFSQPIVTTLETGKTFYPAEDYHQDFLTLNPTYPYIVYNDLPKVANLKTLFPELYSETPVLVLASNKS comes from the coding sequence ATGACCGCAATTCGACAGCAGAAGCGATCATCGACCTTCGCCAAAGGCGCGCTCGCCGCGCTCGTCCTGACCGTCGCGGCCGCCGCCTTCTGGCAGACGCCGGCGGTCTCGGCCGAGGACGCGGTGGTGATCCCGCCGCCGGCAATGGACGAGAAGGCGTCGAGCGGCAGCGAGACGGCGGTCTTCGCCGGCGGCTGCTTCTGGGGCGTGCAGGGCGTGTTCCAGCACGTCAAGGGCGTGAGCAAGGCGGTGTCCGGCTACACCGGCGGCAGCAAGGAAAACGCCGTTTACGAGGTCGTCGGCACCGGCAGCACCGGACATGCCGAGTCGGTCGAGATCACCTACGACCCGTCGCAGGTGACCTATGGCCAGCTGCTGCAGGTCTATTTCTCGGTCGCGCACAATCCGACGCAGCTCAACTACCAGGGGCCGGACCACGGCACCCAGTACCGCTCGACGATCTTCGCCGGCAATGACGAGCAGAAGAAGGTGGCCGAGAGCTACATCGCCCAGCTCGACAAGGCCAAGGTGTTTTCTCAGCCGATCGTCACCACGCTGGAGACCGGCAAGACCTTCTATCCGGCCGAGGACTACCACCAGGATTTCCTGACGCTGAACCCGACCTATCCCTACATCGTCTACAACGACCTGCCGAAGGTGGCGAATCTGAAGACGCTGTTCCCCGAGCTCTACAGCGAAACGCCGGTGCTGGTGCTGGCGTCGAACAAAAGCTGA
- a CDS encoding cytochrome d ubiquinol oxidase subunit II, which translates to MTYDWPTALPLIFAGLMGLAILIYVILDGFDLGIGILFAAADDHEQDTMIAAIGPFWDANETWLVLAVGLLLVAFPLAHGTILSALYIPVFVLLVGLILRGVAFDFRAKVPAGSKHRWNRIFFLGSAVASLAQGYMLGVYVLGLDVGLGGIAFGALVALCLSAAYAAMGSAWLIYKTEGELQRKAVRWLRTALVLAALGMVAVSLATPFASPRIFDKWFLFPEILYLSPLPILSALLFLWLWRQTFHLPKPADRHALTPFLTLAAIFALGFAGLAWSFYPFVVPDKLTIWQAASAPESLVVILVGVVVVLPIIIFYSFYAYRVFGGKATDLTYD; encoded by the coding sequence ATGACCTATGACTGGCCAACCGCGCTCCCGCTGATCTTCGCCGGCCTGATGGGCCTCGCCATCCTGATCTACGTCATCCTCGACGGCTTCGACCTCGGCATCGGCATCCTGTTCGCCGCCGCCGACGACCACGAGCAGGACACGATGATCGCGGCCATCGGCCCGTTCTGGGACGCCAACGAGACCTGGCTGGTGCTGGCCGTCGGCCTGCTGCTCGTCGCCTTCCCGCTGGCGCACGGCACCATACTCAGCGCGCTCTACATACCGGTCTTCGTGCTCCTGGTCGGCCTGATCCTGCGTGGCGTCGCCTTCGATTTCCGCGCCAAGGTGCCGGCCGGCAGCAAGCATCGCTGGAACCGCATCTTCTTCCTCGGCTCGGCCGTCGCCTCGCTGGCGCAGGGCTACATGCTGGGCGTCTATGTGCTCGGCCTCGATGTCGGCCTCGGCGGCATTGCCTTCGGCGCGCTGGTGGCGCTCTGCCTGTCGGCCGCCTATGCGGCGATGGGCTCGGCCTGGCTTATCTACAAGACCGAGGGCGAGTTGCAGCGCAAGGCGGTGCGCTGGCTGCGTACCGCGCTGGTGCTGGCGGCGCTCGGCATGGTCGCGGTGTCGCTCGCCACGCCCTTCGCCAGCCCGCGCATCTTCGACAAATGGTTCCTCTTTCCGGAGATACTCTATCTCTCGCCGCTGCCCATCCTCTCGGCACTCTTGTTCCTGTGGCTGTGGCGGCAGACCTTCCACCTGCCGAAGCCGGCCGACCGCCATGCGCTGACGCCGTTCCTGACGCTCGCCGCCATCTTCGCGCTCGGCTTCGCCGGGCTCGCCTGGTCGTTCTACCCCTTCGTCGTGCCCGACAAGCTGACCATCTGGCAGGCCGCCTCGGCGCCGGAAAGCCTGGTGGTGATCCTGGTCGGCGTCGTCGTGGTGCTGCCGATCATCATCTTCTATTCGTTCTATGCCTACCGGGTTTTTGGTGGGAAGGCGACGGATCTGACCTATGATTGA
- a CDS encoding integrase core domain-containing protein, whose protein sequence is MVWRETGIMDERLRFVVDCLSGEETMSELCAAYGISRKIGYKWLGRYREFGPEGLHDRPRAPLNHGRATALDLVERIVAAKETHPLWGPKKIVARLKRAAPDLIWPSASTAGAILARHGLVSARKRTRLRACGNGPWPEPQGPNAVWTGDHKGWFRTRDGWRCEPLTVMDASSRYLLALEATGSTADAEAWPVFERLFEEHGLPDRFRSDNGPPFASAGVTGLTPLAVRFIKLGIALERIAPGKPQQNGRHERFHLTLLPLAEAPEADRAAQGHAFEAFRRSYNEERPHEALGMDTPAQHYRSSRRAMPTMPPEPDYPAEAAVRHVRHNGEIRWNGGFVYVSQALVGEAVAAAQTEDGQWALSFHAHQLGIIDTRRMTLVRCSAALTNPLGAAADK, encoded by the coding sequence ATGGTTTGGCGAGAGACTGGCATCATGGACGAGCGGCTTCGTTTTGTAGTGGATTGCCTTTCTGGCGAAGAGACGATGAGCGAGCTTTGTGCGGCCTACGGAATTTCGCGCAAGATCGGCTATAAATGGCTGGGTCGCTACCGGGAGTTTGGCCCGGAAGGTTTGCACGATCGGCCGCGAGCGCCGCTCAATCATGGCCGTGCGACAGCCCTTGATCTTGTCGAGCGGATCGTGGCGGCGAAGGAGACGCATCCGCTGTGGGGGCCCAAGAAGATCGTGGCGCGGCTCAAGCGCGCGGCTCCCGACTTGATCTGGCCGTCGGCCTCGACGGCAGGCGCTATCCTTGCACGGCATGGGCTTGTCAGCGCCCGCAAGCGGACCCGGCTGCGGGCCTGCGGCAATGGACCTTGGCCGGAGCCGCAAGGGCCGAACGCGGTGTGGACCGGCGATCACAAGGGCTGGTTCCGGACCCGTGACGGGTGGCGTTGCGAACCGTTGACGGTGATGGATGCGTCGAGCCGCTACTTGCTGGCGCTCGAAGCGACCGGCTCGACGGCGGATGCCGAGGCCTGGCCGGTATTCGAGCGGCTGTTTGAGGAGCATGGCCTGCCGGACCGGTTCCGAAGCGACAATGGCCCGCCCTTCGCGTCGGCCGGTGTCACCGGGCTGACACCGCTTGCGGTGCGCTTCATCAAACTCGGCATCGCCCTGGAGCGGATCGCGCCCGGCAAACCCCAGCAGAACGGGCGCCACGAGCGCTTTCATCTGACCCTGTTGCCGCTGGCCGAGGCACCGGAGGCCGACAGGGCGGCCCAGGGCCACGCCTTCGAGGCCTTCCGGCGCAGCTACAATGAAGAACGTCCCCATGAGGCGCTAGGCATGGACACTCCAGCCCAGCATTACAGATCCTCCCGGCGCGCCATGCCGACGATGCCGCCCGAGCCTGATTATCCGGCCGAGGCCGCGGTCCGTCATGTACGCCACAATGGCGAGATCAGGTGGAACGGCGGCTTCGTCTATGTCTCGCAGGCACTGGTTGGTGAAGCTGTCGCGGCCGCCCAAACCGAGGATGGTCAATGGGCTCTTTCCTTCCATGCACACCAGCTCGGCATCATCGACACAAGGCGTATGACGCTTGTCCGCTGCAGCGCCGCGCTAACCAATCCGCTTGGCGCTGCAGCGGACAAATAG